In Rhinolophus ferrumequinum isolate MPI-CBG mRhiFer1 chromosome 25, mRhiFer1_v1.p, whole genome shotgun sequence, the following proteins share a genomic window:
- the GP1BB gene encoding platelet glycoprotein Ib beta chain — MGFGPRGALSLLLLLLAPLSRPAAGCPAPCRCAGTRVDCGRRGLTWASLPAAFPPDTTELVLTGNNLTALPPGLLDALPALRAAHLGANPWRCDCRLVPLRAWLAGRQERALYRDLRCAAPLALRGRVLSYLAEEELRAACAPGALCWGALAAQLVLLGLGLLHALLLALLLCRLRRLRASARAAHRWSLTAPLVAELAGASES, encoded by the exons ATGGGCTTCG GGCCGCGCGGGGCGCTGAGCCTGTTGCTCCTGCTGCTCGCGCCGCTGAGCCGCCCGGCCGCGGGCTGCCCCGCGCCGTGTCGCTGCGCCGGGACGCGAGTGGATTGCGGGCGCCGCGGTCTGACGTGGGCCTCGCTGCCTGCCGCCTTCCCACCCGACACGACCGAACTGGTGCTGACGGGCAACAACCTGACGGCGTTGCCACCGGGGCTGCTGGATGCGCTTCCCGCGCTGCGCGCCGCGCATCTAGGCGCCAACCCCTGGCGCTGTGACTGCCGCCTGGTGCCGCTGCGCGCCTGGCTGGCGGGCCGCCAGGAGCGCGCGCTCTACCGCGACCTGCGCTGCGCAGCGCCCCTCGCGCTTCGAGGCCGCGTGCTGTCCTACCTGGCAGAGGAAGAGCTGCGCGCCGCCTGCGCGCCTGGCGCGCTCTGCTGGGGGGCGCTGGCGGCACAGCTTGTGCTGCTCGGCCTCGGGCTGCTGCACGCACTGCTGCTGGCCCTGCTGCTGTGCCGCCTGCGGAGGCTGCGAGCCAGCGCCCGCGCCGCGCACCGCTGGTCGCTGACCGCCCCGTTGGTGGCGGAACTGGCCGGAGCCAGTGAGTCCTGA